The following coding sequences are from one Bradyrhizobium sp. WSM471 window:
- a CDS encoding SDR family NAD(P)-dependent oxidoreductase codes for MHNVLVTGGSRGIGLAIGQRLVDGGYNVIAAARRESDELKAAIAGSEGRLHFRACDLAVIDAIPAFAKLVRDEFGPIYGLVNNAGLGTEGLLATMHNSEIEALVQLNVLSPIILTKYVARQMMADGAGRIINISSIIATTGYNGLSVYGATKAAATGFTRSLAREVGKLGITVNAIAPGFIDTELTHNLSDDSRKRIAGRSALRRLPETDDVARMVEYLLGEGGRNVTGTVFTVDAGNTA; via the coding sequence ATGCATAATGTTCTCGTCACGGGTGGTAGCCGCGGCATCGGCCTTGCGATCGGCCAGCGGCTTGTTGATGGCGGCTACAACGTGATCGCGGCGGCGCGGCGCGAGAGCGACGAGCTCAAGGCGGCGATTGCCGGGTCGGAGGGCCGCCTGCATTTCCGCGCCTGCGACCTCGCCGTGATCGATGCGATTCCCGCTTTCGCAAAACTCGTGCGCGATGAATTCGGCCCGATCTACGGCCTCGTCAACAATGCCGGCCTCGGCACCGAAGGCCTGCTGGCGACCATGCACAATTCCGAGATCGAGGCGCTGGTACAGCTCAACGTGCTGTCGCCGATCATTCTCACCAAATATGTGGCGCGCCAGATGATGGCCGACGGCGCCGGCCGCATCATCAACATCTCCTCGATCATTGCGACCACCGGCTATAACGGCCTCTCCGTTTACGGTGCGACCAAGGCCGCCGCTACCGGCTTCACCCGTTCGCTCGCGCGCGAGGTCGGCAAGCTCGGCATCACCGTGAACGCGATCGCGCCCGGTTTCATCGACACCGAGCTGACGCACAACCTGTCCGACGACAGCCGCAAGCGCATCGCCGGCCGCAGCGCGCTACGCCGCCTGCCGGAGACCGACGACGTCGCGCGGATGGTGGAATATTTGCTGGGAGAGGGCGGCCGCAATGTGACGGGTACCGTGTTTACGGTCGACGCGGGCAACACGGCGTAG
- a CDS encoding GNAT family N-acetyltransferase, whose product MSIEIDILNGDASWRMAQPLHQAVFGPDIVAKQPWAHVKWANADLRVLIETPEDGLVCHVGIYFRTVTWNGQKVHIGGIGGVCTREDRRGRGYATMAIDAAVHTMRANEAVRFALLFCEPHNVAFYEARSWLPFKGEVYCEQPEGRIRFTHMAPYVCNIVSAPTLGTIDLCGLPW is encoded by the coding sequence ATGAGCATCGAGATCGACATTTTGAACGGCGACGCCTCTTGGCGAATGGCGCAGCCGCTGCATCAGGCGGTCTTCGGACCTGATATCGTCGCGAAGCAGCCTTGGGCTCACGTCAAATGGGCCAATGCCGACCTGCGCGTGCTGATCGAGACGCCCGAGGATGGTCTCGTCTGCCATGTCGGCATCTATTTCCGTACCGTCACCTGGAACGGGCAGAAGGTTCACATCGGCGGCATCGGCGGCGTCTGCACGCGGGAGGACCGGCGCGGCCGCGGCTATGCGACCATGGCGATCGACGCCGCAGTGCATACCATGCGCGCCAACGAGGCGGTCCGCTTCGCGCTGCTGTTCTGTGAGCCGCACAATGTCGCGTTCTACGAGGCCCGCAGCTGGCTCCCCTTCAAGGGCGAGGTCTATTGCGAGCAGCCGGAGGGGCGGATCCGCTTCACCCACATGGCGCCCTATGTCTGCAACATCGTCAGCGCGCCGACGCTGGGCACCATCGACCTCTGCGGCCTGCCTTGGTGA
- a CDS encoding ribbon-helix-helix domain-containing protein, which translates to MSDSDRKDPIAPVSRHTGRDPISAVKMPESLTAAVDSWAETHHLSRSDAIRQLVELGLKVAPPALPPGHPLASDATRIEKLAVHELEGLLDPALSEDERERRIRRLTDGPPEFSHERIDLPKHRT; encoded by the coding sequence GTGTCCGACTCCGACAGGAAGGACCCCATCGCTCCGGTAAGCCGGCACACTGGGCGTGATCCGATCAGCGCGGTGAAGATGCCGGAAAGCCTGACCGCCGCCGTCGATAGTTGGGCCGAAACCCATCACCTGTCGCGCTCGGATGCCATCCGTCAGCTGGTCGAGCTGGGCCTGAAGGTCGCGCCCCCGGCACTCCCGCCAGGGCACCCGCTCGCTTCGGATGCCACCAGGATCGAAAAGCTTGCGGTGCATGAACTCGAGGGACTGCTCGATCCTGCCCTGTCTGAAGACGAACGCGAGCGCCGGATCCGCCGCCTCACCGACGGCCCGCCGGAGTTCTCACACGAACGGATTGACCTGCCGAAGCACCGGACCTGA
- a CDS encoding superoxide dismutase → MTFTLPPLPYAYDALGQFMSKETLEFHHDKHHQAYVTNGNNALKGTEWEGKSLEEIVKGSFGKNPAVFNNAGQHYNHIHFWSWMKPNGGGTKLPGKIEKKINEDLGGFEKFKTDFQAAGVGQFGSGWCWLQVKNGKLEIAKTPNGENPLVHGATPILGCDVWEHSYYIDYRNRRPDYLKAFVENLVNWEYVESLFDKA, encoded by the coding sequence ATGACCTTTACGCTGCCCCCACTCCCCTACGCCTATGACGCCCTCGGGCAATTCATGTCGAAGGAAACGCTCGAATTCCACCACGACAAGCATCATCAGGCCTATGTCACCAACGGCAACAACGCGCTCAAGGGCACCGAATGGGAAGGCAAGTCCCTTGAGGAGATCGTCAAGGGCTCGTTCGGCAAGAACCCTGCGGTGTTCAACAATGCCGGCCAGCACTACAACCACATCCATTTCTGGAGCTGGATGAAGCCCAATGGCGGCGGCACCAAGCTGCCGGGCAAGATCGAGAAGAAGATCAACGAGGACCTCGGCGGGTTCGAGAAGTTCAAGACGGACTTCCAGGCGGCCGGCGTCGGCCAGTTCGGCTCCGGTTGGTGCTGGCTCCAGGTCAAGAACGGCAAGCTCGAGATTGCCAAGACCCCGAACGGCGAGAATCCGCTGGTGCACGGCGCCACCCCGATCCTCGGCTGCGACGTCTGGGAGCACTCCTACTACATCGACTATCGCAACCGCCGTCCCGACTATCTGAAGGCGTTTGTCGAGAACCTCGTGAACTGGGAATACGTCGAGTCCCTGTTCGACAAGGCCTGA
- a CDS encoding DUF2147 domain-containing protein, which produces MTSRFAALIVLLAALLGATAAHAQSADGTWLTQAGDARVKISKCGSGICGNVVWLREPHDTATGQPASDSKNPNPALARRPMIGLPLFSGMQPSGPNKWSGQIYNADDGSTYASSVTVTSADSLRVEGCVGALCGGETWTRAGR; this is translated from the coding sequence ATGACTTCCAGATTCGCTGCTCTCATCGTCCTTCTGGCTGCGCTCCTCGGCGCGACTGCCGCCCATGCGCAGAGCGCCGACGGGACCTGGCTGACCCAGGCCGGCGATGCCCGCGTCAAGATCAGCAAATGCGGCAGCGGCATCTGCGGCAATGTCGTCTGGCTGCGTGAACCCCACGACACCGCGACCGGCCAGCCCGCCTCCGACAGCAAGAATCCCAATCCCGCCCTCGCCAGGCGCCCGATGATCGGCTTGCCATTGTTCAGCGGCATGCAGCCTTCAGGGCCGAACAAATGGTCGGGCCAGATCTACAATGCCGACGACGGCAGCACCTATGCGAGCAGCGTTACGGTGACATCAGCGGATTCACTGCGGGTCGAAGGCTGCGTCGGCGCGCTCTGCGGCGGCGAGACCTGGACGCGGGCGGGGCGCTAG
- a CDS encoding DUF3095 domain-containing protein: MTSAFYSGIPVFRGFTSLMDPALYSPLPDDWSVGVADIVDSTKAIAAQRYKAVNMAGAAVIAAVTNALEGREFPFVFGGDGASFAIAPNDLELAREALAATATWVREDLDLRMRVALVPVSAIRAQGFDVRVARFGPSANLSYAMFSGGGLAWADAAMKRGEFAIPEAPAGTQPDLSGLSCRFEVIPAARGLILSVLVMPAQGADPSVFRNVIEDIIHLVERSPDAGRPVPPQGPPLTWPPQGLEYEARTKRGGPLFARRASVLAYTLFVYLIMRFDLKVGGFVPKFYTRQVVENSDFRKYDDGLRMILDCTPELERALSDRLATAARDGIVRYGLYQQDAAMMTCFTPSALRSDHVHFIDGARGGYASAATALKAMTA; this comes from the coding sequence ATGACATCAGCGTTCTATAGCGGCATTCCGGTCTTTCGCGGCTTCACCAGCCTGATGGACCCCGCTTTGTATTCGCCGCTGCCCGACGACTGGAGCGTCGGCGTTGCCGACATCGTGGATTCGACCAAGGCTATCGCGGCGCAGCGCTACAAGGCTGTGAACATGGCCGGTGCCGCCGTGATCGCGGCCGTGACCAACGCATTGGAGGGACGCGAATTTCCCTTTGTGTTCGGCGGCGACGGCGCGAGTTTTGCGATCGCGCCCAATGATCTCGAACTGGCCCGCGAGGCTTTGGCTGCGACCGCGACCTGGGTCCGGGAAGATCTCGACTTGCGGATGCGCGTCGCGCTGGTGCCGGTGAGCGCCATTCGCGCGCAGGGCTTCGACGTGCGCGTCGCGCGCTTCGGTCCGTCGGCCAATTTGTCCTACGCGATGTTTTCGGGCGGCGGGCTCGCCTGGGCGGACGCTGCGATGAAGCGCGGCGAGTTTGCGATACCCGAAGCGCCCGCGGGCACGCAGCCCGATCTCTCCGGCCTGTCCTGCCGCTTCGAGGTGATTCCGGCGGCGCGTGGCCTGATCCTGTCCGTGCTGGTGATGCCGGCCCAGGGCGCCGATCCCTCGGTATTCCGCAACGTGATCGAGGACATCATCCATCTCGTCGAGCGCAGTCCGGATGCCGGTCGGCCCGTGCCGCCACAAGGGCCGCCGCTGACATGGCCGCCACAGGGGCTGGAATATGAGGCGCGCACCAAGCGCGGAGGTCCGTTGTTCGCACGCCGCGCCAGCGTGCTGGCCTACACGCTTTTCGTCTATCTGATCATGCGCTTCGATCTCAAGGTCGGCGGCTTCGTGCCGAAGTTCTATACACGGCAGGTCGTGGAGAACTCCGATTTCCGAAAATATGACGACGGCCTGCGCATGATCCTCGACTGTACGCCCGAGCTCGAACGCGCCCTCAGCGATCGCCTCGCGACTGCCGCGCGCGACGGCATCGTACGTTACGGCCTCTACCAGCAGGACGCTGCGATGATGACCTGCTTCACCCCGTCGGCGCTCCGCAGTGACCACGTCCATTTCATCGACGGTGCGCGGGGCGGCTACGCCTCGGCTGCGACGGCGCTGAAGGCGATGACGGCGTGA
- a CDS encoding MATE family efflux transporter, translating to MTIDASLDAVPPPAPVASPIASLLTAPILPTLLRLAIPNMIAMVGSTLVAIAETSYIGRLGTIPLAAIALVFPFAMLTQMMSAGAMGGGVSSAISRALGAGDRTRAATLALHAAIIGLCGGLFFTVTMLVFGRSFFMLLGGRERVLEEASGYSQMLFSGAVAIWLVNTLASVIRGTGDMRLPSMALIGTSVLQIALGGTLGLGLFGVPQFGMPGVAAGQLIAFTCAAIFFLWYLWSGRSRLPLDFRAFHFDRALFFDILKVGAVACLSPLQTVLTILIFTKILATFGTEMLAGYGIGSRLEFLLIPITFAFGIASVPMVGMAMGAGQVKRARRVAWTAAAASGITVGLIGLVIALDPSLWVSLFTRDPGVAAAAHSYFHWAGPTFVFFGMGVSLYFSSQGAARVGGPVLASTARLLIVAIGGGTLMMAQAPAWTLFALVGGAMMVFGLSTAGSVALVRWGK from the coding sequence ATGACGATCGACGCCTCCCTGGACGCCGTGCCGCCGCCTGCCCCGGTCGCCTCCCCCATCGCCAGCTTGCTGACGGCACCGATCCTGCCGACACTGCTGCGGCTTGCGATCCCCAACATGATCGCGATGGTCGGCAGCACGCTGGTCGCGATTGCCGAGACCTCCTATATCGGCCGGCTCGGCACCATCCCGCTCGCAGCGATCGCGCTGGTGTTTCCGTTCGCCATGCTGACACAGATGATGAGCGCGGGCGCGATGGGCGGCGGCGTCTCGTCTGCGATCAGCCGCGCGCTCGGCGCAGGCGATCGGACCCGTGCGGCGACGCTGGCGCTGCACGCCGCCATCATCGGCCTCTGCGGCGGGCTTTTCTTCACGGTGACCATGCTCGTCTTCGGCCGCTCCTTCTTCATGCTGCTGGGCGGGCGCGAGCGTGTACTCGAGGAAGCCAGCGGCTATTCGCAAATGCTGTTCTCCGGCGCGGTCGCGATCTGGCTCGTCAACACGCTGGCCTCGGTGATCCGCGGCACCGGCGACATGCGTCTGCCCTCGATGGCGCTGATCGGGACGAGCGTGCTCCAGATCGCGCTCGGCGGCACGCTGGGGCTTGGCCTGTTCGGCGTGCCGCAATTCGGCATGCCCGGTGTCGCCGCCGGTCAGTTGATCGCGTTCACCTGCGCTGCGATCTTTTTCCTCTGGTATCTCTGGTCCGGCCGCAGCCGGCTGCCGCTGGACTTCCGCGCCTTCCATTTCGATCGCGCGCTGTTCTTCGACATCCTCAAGGTCGGCGCGGTCGCCTGCCTGTCGCCGCTCCAGACCGTGCTCACCATTTTGATCTTCACCAAGATCCTGGCGACCTTCGGCACCGAGATGCTGGCAGGTTATGGCATCGGCTCGCGACTGGAATTCTTGCTGATCCCGATCACCTTCGCCTTCGGCATCGCATCGGTGCCGATGGTCGGCATGGCGATGGGCGCCGGCCAGGTGAAGCGCGCGCGGCGCGTGGCCTGGACCGCGGCCGCGGCCTCGGGAATCACGGTCGGCCTGATCGGCCTCGTCATCGCGCTCGATCCGTCACTGTGGGTTTCGCTCTTCACCAGGGATCCCGGCGTCGCCGCCGCCGCGCACAGCTATTTCCACTGGGCAGGCCCGACCTTCGTGTTCTTCGGCATGGGCGTATCGCTGTATTTCTCCTCGCAGGGCGCGGCGCGGGTCGGCGGTCCCGTGCTCGCCTCCACCGCGCGGCTTCTGATCGTCGCGATCGGCGGCGGCACCCTCATGATGGCGCAGGCTCCAGCCTGGACCCTGTTCGCCCTGGTCGGCGGCGCCATGATGGTGTTCGGGCTGTCGACCGCAGGTTCGGTCGCCTTGGTGCGCTGGGGCAAATGA